The genomic stretch AGTGACCAGAGCTTGAAAAAGGACCCTACCTTGCCCAATGCCAGATGATCCTTGGATCCATGCGTTAAGCTCTGTCAGGCATGTCCACCCACCACTGCTGAGCTTGCGGTCCCAAAGTTGCCAGTGAGATGAGACACTTGGTCTCTAATGCTTACCTGTGGCACGTTGAAGAGTTGATACAGCGCAGGGGCAAGCTCCCAGAGGGTGGCTAACGGGGTAAATATCCGGGACCGCATGGTACAACCACGTGTGGCCGAAGTGTCAGACGTCtttgttgattttccttgGACCTTTTCCTTGGATataacaaaagaaacgatCAAAATAGGACAGGCGACGGATGCGTTACAGAGGTATCTCTCTGTTCTCAAGACACTATCCGCTGCATGGGATCACTGCATTTCGAGAGACACTGATACAGAGAATAGTAATACACTTCTCTGTTCTTTACCTCACATAACCGGCCTCCTACTAAAGGACGTCTTCGGAATGTGTGGTTAGCTAGAAAGCTCATTTTGTTGATTTTTATGTGTTCTGGAGAGAAGGCGTGGGCCACCCGCAAACGATAGCATAAGATCCCAGCGATGAGTAAATGGTCACACTAGGAAGGATTTGGTCAGTACTTCTTGTACACATACCAACGATCACCTACCAGGAGCACTAGGAGGAGCGGTAACATGCGGTTAGATTCTAGGCTCCCCGGCGCACCTGCATAGCTAGACGCTCAATAGTTAGGCTCTACCAGGTAATAGAaatttgattgattgataagatCCCAGCCATTTTGTATCTTGATTAGTTCTTTTCGAAGGACTTTTCGGACATAGTATAAATCTAGTTATTTGAACCATGTCATGCAGGCCGAAACTTATATCTGAGTACCATGTGAGGAGAGAATTGTAGTTAGTAAAGCTGACTTAAGTAATCCGAAAGGAATCTTGAGTCTTTAAACAGTTTGTGAGGAAATATTAGCACATCAAAAGTCAACGAGCGAAGGCAGCGTACTAGTACATCGTGACCACTCTATACtcagcaacagccaccaATTCGAAGGATTCTATTTGTGCGCATGGACAACAGATGATTCGGTCAGGGCTGGCCTGTGGCGGCGAGAGGCGGGGAAGACAACACCTAGAATCGAACACGCAATCCAAGATGACGTGAGCTTAGTTACTTATGTCGAGATTTGACAAGCTTTCACAGTAAGTAGTGCTCCTCGCTTCTCAATCTGTGCTTCAGTTCTTTCAACATAGTAAGATGACTCTAACGGCTATCAGTCTTCCTGAGCATCTTAAATACCAACAAAGCAATGGCGCCCTCATTTGCCAAACTTTATATCCCGGGTATATATCATGATATACAAGCATCTCAGACACTTAAGACACCATTTTGAAAGATGGTATATTTCTTCAAGCCCAGGTAGACTCCTATGTTATATTGTAGAGACTGCATCAGTAGAACTCGGAGCATATCAAGGATAAGGAATGCCTGGTACAGGTGACGGGTCTCAGAACTATGTAGCCAGGTCTCCAAGTTCACAATATTGATTCATCTGTTACCCTAGCTTGTGAGAGTATGTAACTTATCAAGCTATTTCATATTTCTACCGATTTTCACAGTTTACGTGCTGTTGAAACATCTTTTTCAGGGAGAGAGTAATACCCATATTCCGGGCGGGGTAAACTATATACCACGCTCTGCTTGAAGGGCTTGGCTAGCATTAAGGCGCTTCTGACGATTAGTATTATCTTGTCTGCTCATACTGTCCTAGGAAGACCAGCAGAGTTTTAAGACAATGGGATCAGAGCACTCAAGAGGGACATTGTCTATTTCTCCCTTGTCTTCATCACGTTGGAAACCTGGTGAATTTGCTCTACGAGGACCACGATATAGGACGTTGTTATTTTGGATACCAGCCACTTCTATTATTTGTTTTCTCTCctactttctttttgtatGCTATTAGTTCTCAACCCACGGATGGTGTCTTGTTCCTCCTTGAATGTCCTTGAGCTGCATCCACAGTAATGCTGAGGACAACGCATTCAACATCTAGACCGGGAGCGGTCTAGAGATTGATTGGAAACCCTGCGGGATCATGCACCCGGATACTCAGGTTTGATTGGTTCCTTAGGGGTAAGGCCCCATACTAATCAATGCAGATCCCGCCGCTGAGGGTCCAGAAGTGGACGAAGAACCAAAGAAACGCGGCCACTCAGCACTGACCAACCATAGCCTACGACGCGTGCACACTCAGAACCTCAACTTCCAACTTgtcctcaacatcttccctttcctcggTTTCCCCCCCACACTTTGTGGTTTTCAGTCATTCGTCTAGCTCTACTGGTGGTCATGCGTATGGATCGTTGAAGGAGACTGGAGGACTTGGATCATTTGAGTGTGTATCGAAAGTTTGGAACCAACCTATCTACTGCGCTCGTCCGAGTAAGTACTTGGTTATTTATATCGGTCTTTCATAGATCGATACGGTACCCACTGATTCTTAATTTCcatgtctcttctttgaaGATATCAGATCGTCTGCTTGTGATATTTGATTGTGATTATCAGATCTGGCTGATCACGCCTCGTGGATAATCATGGGGATGCTAACGTTCGCCCGCTTTCTTACTAGACCCTATCCTCACTACCGTGACGGCCCGACgatattctctttccaaCAGAAACTCATCATGGAGGACGGCGCCTCCTACTCGACCGGTGACTCGCCTGATCTCCAGGCGATCCCAAGTGATGACATGCTGTCGGACTTGGACGATGTTGCAGGATCCTCTGATAGCTTTTATTCGCCGTCTGGCACACCGAGAAggccttccttctcatatCAGGATGATTGGGAGACCTTTCCCCCATTAGACAAGTTAACGGTCTTCGACTTGCTCGACAACTTCTCACTGTCCCAAAGACTCGAAAAGCTACAGCATACCATCAATatgcagaaagaaaagatgaagaaacagcgggagaagctgaagtACACCTCCGCAACCGCAAAGGATCGCGTGGTGGGAGAATTTAAAAGGCGCGTTCCCACTGCGGACGAGCAGCTTGACAAGTATCGCCGCCGTATGAAGGTCGGTGTTGAGCGCCTGGGGAAGCAGTGGAACGCAACCGCAACCGTTACATTACGTGAGAAGATCTCGTTCATTGCAGGTGTTCTCAACATTTTCTTCAGTGGCTATCTTATTGGAGCCCATCCGGAGTCTTTCTATATCTGGTTCACCGTACAGCTGGCCTACTTCATGCCGATTCGATACTATAGGTATCACGCGAAAGGTTATCATTACTTTCTGGCTGACCTCTGCTACTTCGTCAACCTATTATGCATGTTGAGTATTTGGGCCTTTCCAAATTCCAAGAGACTTTTCATTAGCGCGTACTGTTTGACTTTCGGCAACAACGCTGTCGCGATCGCTATGTGGCGAAACTCCCTTGTATTTCATAGTATGGACAAGGTCGTGAGGTAAGAGTCATGCTCGTTACATCCCTCGAGCACTATCTTATTAACTGACCGGTATCGCAGTCTGTTCATTCATATTATGCCACCGGCAACCTGGCATTGTATTGTTCACTTGACTTCGGCGGAGACATTGAAGGAGAGGTTCCCAGCGATCTACGACATTAAGTTCAGTGAGCCTGGGTCGCCGGACCACTTCTCGCTCCTGTCTATGATGGTCTGGGCAACAGTACCCTATACGATATGGCAGTTATCCTATCATTGCTTTATCACCGTGCGACGTGCGGAGCAGATTGCCGCAGGACGCCCGACTAGCTTCACATGGCTCCGCAAATCATATGCCAAGGCCTGGATTGGTAAAATAGTTTTAAGCTTGCCCGAATCGTTACAGGCTCCTGCCTTTATGTTGATCCAATACTTCTATGCGATTTTGACGATGATCCCATGCCCGCTCTGGCTATGGTCCCGCTGGGCTAGCGGGCTATTCCTGACTGGGCTCTTCATATTGAGCATCCACAATGGCGCAACATACTACATTGATGTTTTTGGCAAGCGGTTCCAGAAAGAACTGGAAGCGTTGAAAAAGGATGTCGCACGGTGGCAGTCTTCTCCTGAAGGCACAGCTAGCCCGACTATTCTGACATCTGACAGCGCTGTTGCCACCGGCACGCATGTCTTGGATGATTCTAAAGGTGCTGCAAAGAATGGAGGATCCGACAAGGCAAGCATTGATAAAATACCTCTGCTTGACTCTACCGTGACCGCGAGCGGTATAGAAGAGGCTGCTTCCGGTTCCCCGTCAGTGCGAGAGAGGAAATAGGTCGACTCTCAGTTCCAGATACTTATTTAGATGTTGTCGTTAGCGTCTCCCCGTCTTTTTAACCAAATTGCGAATTCTGTTACTCATGCAATTTTGACTTAATGATACCCAACTCACAAATCAGTCGTTCTCTGCCATGGTGTTTTACGAGATACACGCTTTTCATATATAGACCCGCTCTTGTTTCATAGCTGAAGACGCAAGTGTTTGCCTTTCTTGTTATGTACTGCCATAGAACGCCGAACaatattgttttgtttctatCGTCAAGCTCCTCTCTGGTTTTGGTGAGGTATTTAGGTGGACCCGGTAGATTGTTGCCGCCGAGGAAATCGGCAAAGCTTATTGCGACCCCCGACTGATGAGATAAACTCCGGCGGCGACAAAATGTAAACTCCGAGTATCGCAGTCACGTGAATGACCGCTTCTGGACTCCAGAACTTAGGAAGAACGACGACACATCATCACTCCTTTGATATTCGTGCCAATTCCATTTGTGTTATCTACCTTGTGTGAAATCATACAACTTGCTGTATTATTTTGGTCGAAATTGTTGCCcctctctttcattcttaCTTGCTCTTTGGAGCACCTCCTTTCCAACGCCTTCCGTTATGTCTGTCAGCATTAGATCGGCTAGACTTGTGCGCAACAATGCTGCATTACGCCCCAGTTTGATCGGTACGCTTGTGTCGCTACTGCTCGTGTTGTTTCTATGTTCTGGTATTGCTGGGAAGGCCACCTTTTATGACTAACATTTATTCTTAATCAGCCCGGCCGCGCTTCACGGGTGCATTGGGCGCAGTTTCAGCCGCCAATCTCCGGATCAATGGCCGAGGCCTTCCATCTCACATACAAGCCTTAGCAATTCTGGTCCCTCACCATGGGTACGCTACAGAGCAATCAACTTCTACCTCCTCATCGAGCTTTCCTCCGCCCGGTTTCAACGCCGAGCAAGCGAAAAAGCCCATCGTTCCAGAGCCTGCTAAAAATGATCAACAAGTTGTTCCCAAATCAGAATTACCAGTTACCCCGAAGAACAATGCTCAGAGCAAAGATAAGTCAAGTGAAGCAGGAGCAGTCAAGGAGGCtgccgaggagaagaaggagcaaaaGAAGTTGACGATTGggcaaaagatcaagaaggaagcccAGCATTATTGGGATGGCACCAAGCTTTTGGCCACGGAAGTCAAAATTAGTTCCAGACTAGCATTGAAGATGGCAGCGGGTTATGAGCTGAGCAGAAGAGAACACCGACAGGTTCGCTCCCCATCCCCTTGCCTCTACTTTTATGCTTGGCAATGCTAATTGCTCAATGCATTTAGCTCCAACGAACGGTCAAGGATCTTGGTCGCCTGGTTCCATTCTCTATGTTTGTCATTATTCCGTTTGCGGAGTTGTTGCTCCCTGTGGCTCTCAAGCTGTTCCCTAATATGCTGCCGAGCACATACGAGGGGCAGAAAGCtcgcgagaagaaggcattgAACCTGAGCTCTACACGGAAAGAAGTTTCTGGTTTCTTGAAAGATACGCTCAAGGAGAGCGGTCTTCCCGTGACGGCTGCTACCGTCAAAAATGAGGAGTTCGCAgaattcttcaagaaaaTCAGGACAACCGGAGAAGCACCTTCGACTGAGGATGTTATCAAAGTTTGCAAGGTTTTCAAAGATGACCTGACTCTGGACAACTTGTCTCGGCCTCAGTTGGTCGGTATTTGCAAGTATATGAACCTGAATTCGTTTGGCACTGATGCTATGCTCCGTTACAACATCCGACACCGCATGCGGCAGATCAAGCGCGATGATCGCGCTATTTTCTACGAGGGTGTTGAATCTCTTTCTGTGCCAGAATTGCAGATGGCATGCGCTTCTCGTGGTATTCGCACTCATGGTGTTTCCCCTGCTCGTCTGCGCGACGATCTCTCCACATGGCTCGATCTTCGTCTCAAGCAAGGCGTCCCATCTACGCTTCTTGTTCTGAGCAACGCATATGTTTACGCGCAGGGTGGTAAAGAGACAGAGATGTCATCTCAGATCGAAGCTCTTCAGGCGGTGCTGTCCAGCATTCCCGAGGAGCTGTTCCATGAAATTGAACTCGAGGTACACAATGCCGAGGGTGCTGCCACGAACAAGCAGCGTCTTGAGGTTATTAAGGAGCAGCAAGAGCTcattgaggaggagaacgAGCAGAACAGCGAGAACGAGGAGAAGGGTGTCGCCGCGCCTAAGGAtcatgaggatattgatgacaaggaagaagtcacCATTGAGGCCAAGTATCAGGGCCAATCCGGCGAGGCAGCCGAGGCTGTGGCCGAGGGCGAAAAGGTAGAAGAAGCACAGTTGAAAGACCCTTCGACCCAagccaaggatggaaaaAAGGAGACGACCTCCGCTTAAGGACTCGCCGGATTTGCATACTATGACATAGACtatcctccatctgctcTCCTTCCCACTCTTTATCTTGTTTGTGTTATTCTTGATACGATAGACTACTTTCTTGTTTAATCTGCTTGATCATGGTCCACTGGCCTGTGTGGCTAGTTCTTATCTGCTCTTTGTCATACTACATGTATCCTTTTATCATTACTTAGTGATGTCTGGCTCCATAGACACCCGGAAATTATGTGAAATATACCTGCTTTGATGTGTTTGTGCCTCGCTCCTGACATTTCATGTACTTCGAATAGGAGGTCTAGCATCAGACAAGGCCAGTATAAAATATATTCATGGACTTCTCAAAGTGTCAGCTAGTTCTGCTTTCCTGCATCGCGAAACAGTATGCATAGTTCGTCCGAGTGTTGCGATGGAATAGTATACGAGGCTAAAAAGTCATTTAGATGCATCGGCTGCTGACCCTCGATTCTCCACTATAACCTCGGCAATCGTAGTATGTTGACGGATCATCTTCACTAGCATAATACCGACCCTCAGCATAAGCTAGTTCATACAGATCTAGTACTGGGATCTATCGCTTCTGCCATGCGGAGTCAAGCGATCACTCGAATCATCCTGGGTCCTCGCAATTTTAGCATTAAACGCCCAAGCCACTTACAGAAAATGCCACGTCTGAACGCTGTCTCACAGGTATGGTAGACCATTCAAGAACTCATCCTTTCCAGTTAAGATAGGAATAAAGTGTTTCCATGAATTTATCACATAATCCTTGTCTTATGTCTTGTGGAAATTCCTATCGTTCCATGAGTTGTTCTCAtctgttttgttttcccGCATTATCTACCGAGGGGTTTTATGACGTATTCGGGCTAACAACAGTCGGCCCTATTATCTTCGATGCCAACAGGATGCGATTGATCGATTAAGATCGTATaagccaccaccaaccaaTTATGAAATGGTCCCGTTGTCACGACGAGCGGCGgttttgctgctgctctaTGCGGATCCTAAGGGGGATCTCCGGGTAGTTCTTACTATGCGGGCAAAGACTCTGAGTTCGTGTAAGTCATCCGCAGATTTGCTTAAACCCTGATGAGATACAATGGAATATATCgaaacaacaacagcctgaCTCACGTTGTATATAGACGCTGGCCAGGCGGCGTTACCTGGTGGTAAGTAAGCCTGGGCATAATGACCGACAACATGTATCATCACTAAATCAACACCAATCACATCAGGCAGGGCCGACTCACTAGAAGAAACCCCATTTCAAACAGCACGACGTGAGGCGCACGAAGAGATTGGCTTGCCAGATAATGACCAATCGCTCCCTCAGCCCTTTGTCGTGGAGCATCTCTGCGAATTGCCGGCCAATCTTGCGAGAACGGAGCTTGTGGTTCGTCCATGTGTAGCACTACTTCACTCATATGATGAGAAGACCGGTCAGGATGCTGACCCTGAAGTGACATTAATCCCTAAATTGGATGCCAGGGAAGTTGCGGCGGTGTTCACGGCGCCATTTCATAATTTCTTACGTATGAGCGATGAGGGTGACTGGGGAGGAAGTCCATCGGATTGGTATCAAGGTGCTTGGACGGAGTGGCATCAGTCTAATTGGCGCAGTGAGTACATTCTGGCAGAtatcttcccttcctctGTCTGTTGGCCATGACTGACTAGACAGTGCACCAATTCTTCGTCCCTGTTCGACCTCAGTCGGTGGTCAGACCTCGCACTGCCAACCAACAACAGAAAGATGCTGTCAATGctctggaagaaaaggaaaagtctGGTGTGTTGACACGCTATCGGGTTTTCGGAATGACGGCTCGAATGCTGGTGGATGTTGCGCGGGTTGCATACGCAGAAGAGCCGGAATTCGAACATAACAGCCACTTTGGAGATGAGCGTCTTATCGCTCAGTTGCGGAAAATGGGACGTCTAAGTCCTCTCCGAAAGTCTGGGGATATTCTGACGCgagaggatatggagaaaGCTGCCAAGCTCAGCTAATACAGGCAATATATCTGTATGTAGCATGCACCTACAATGTGAATGAGTTAAGACAGGAAGGTGCTCACACTCATGGGAAAGCATCTTAATATCATGATCAATGAAAGTATCGCTCCTTCCATATTCAGGCACAGATGGTATATATTCGGGGGGAATGTTCGATCAGACCACGAGTATGAATCTTCTTACATCCGCCACCCCTCCTAAATACTACCGTATCCTCTACCATTATATCACTTATACTTAGAAACAAATTCGATCACTTCATACACACCATTTTGCTCAACAAGAATCCAGATGCTACCCAAGAGAACCCTCAACA from Aspergillus oryzae RIB40 DNA, chromosome 1 encodes the following:
- a CDS encoding glycerophosphocholine acyltransferase (uncharacterized conserved protein), with product MEDGASYSTGDSPDLQAIPSDDMLSDLDDVAGSSDSFYSPSGTPRRPSFSYQDDWETFPPLDKLTVFDLLDNFSLSQRLEKLQHTINMQKEKMKKQREKLKYTSATAKDRVVGEFKRRVPTADEQLDKYRRRMKVGVERLGKQWNATATVTLREKISFIAGVLNIFFSGYLIGAHPESFYIWFTVQLAYFMPIRYYRYHAKGYHYFLADLCYFVNLLCMLSIWAFPNSKRLFISAYCLTFGNNAVAIAMWRNSLVFHSMDKVVSLFIHIMPPATWHCIVHLTSAETLKERFPAIYDIKFSEPGSPDHFSLLSMMVWATVPYTIWQLSYHCFITVRRAEQIAAGRPTSFTWLRKSYAKAWIGKIVLSLPESLQAPAFMLIQYFYAILTMIPCPLWLWSRWASGLFLTGLFILSIHNGATYYIDVFGKRFQKELEALKKDVARWQSSPEGTASPTILTSDSAVATGTHVLDDSKGAAKNGGSDKASIDKIPLLDSTVTASGIEEAASGSPSVRERK
- a CDS encoding MRS7 family protein (Ca2+-binding transmembrane protein LETM1/MRS7), whose amino-acid sequence is MSVSIRSARLVRNNAALRPSLIARPRFTGALGAVSAANLRINGRGLPSHIQALAILVPHHGYATEQSTSTSSSSFPPPGFNAEQAKKPIVPEPAKNDQQVVPKSELPVTPKNNAQSKDKSSEAGAVKEAAEEKKEQKKLTIGQKIKKEAQHYWDGTKLLATEVKISSRLALKMAAGYELSRREHRQLQRTVKDLGRLVPFSMFVIIPFAELLLPVALKLFPNMLPSTYEGQKAREKKALNLSSTRKEVSGFLKDTLKESGLPVTAATVKNEEFAEFFKKIRTTGEAPSTEDVIKVCKVFKDDLTLDNLSRPQLVGICKYMNLNSFGTDAMLRYNIRHRMRQIKRDDRAIFYEGVESLSVPELQMACASRGIRTHGVSPARLRDDLSTWLDLRLKQGVPSTLLVLSNAYVYAQGGKETEMSSQIEALQAVLSSIPEELFHEIELEVHNAEGAATNKQRLEVIKEQQELIEEENEQNSENEEKGVAAPKDHEDIDDKEEVTIEAKYQGQSGEAAEAVAEGEKVEEAQLKDPSTQAKDGKKETTSA
- a CDS encoding NUDIX hydrolase (predicted protein), translating into MVPLSRRAAVLLLLYADPKGDLRVVLTMRAKTLSSCRADSLEETPFQTARREAHEEIGLPDNDQSLPQPFVVEHLCELPANLARTELVVRPCVALLHSYDEKTGQDADPEVTLIPKLDAREVAAVFTAPFHNFLRMSDEGDWGGSPSDWYQGAWTEWHQSNWRMHQFFVPVRPQSVVRPRTANQQQKDAVNALEEKEKSGVLTRYRVFGMTARMLVDVARVAYAEEPEFEHNSHFGDERLIAQLRKMGRLSPLRKSGDILTREDMEKAAKLS